In one window of Solanum pennellii chromosome 2, SPENNV200 DNA:
- the LOC107010641 gene encoding LEAF RUST 10 DISEASE-RESISTANCE LOCUS RECEPTOR-LIKE PROTEIN KINASE-like 1.4 isoform X2 codes for MNSQSFYFFSLFTLFSSLVLFHVPRGSSNPDEFYQTCGKTYTCGNIKGLSYPFMSVNDPSFCGYPGFELNCNQDGSTTMEMENIKYRVLNVLPTTQTIRILREDIMKSTCPVDLVNTTLDYSIFDYASGYTNLTFLYDCPVASDFAEMDGTFTCRNSKYHNVFVLPGAVGPGKCDASVTVPVPQMSAGNVGSLNTSGLAQVLQEGFDIRWKLESKTCSKCIQDKGRCGYDEYSKQTTCFCPGPPYASSSCPVATFGLPTYGYAPPLPISIPSPSPDNGKKNQTPLAVGLGVGGAVLAGIGVGWLVFFCRQKRKRIASQASPVQTESKDLPILSSSNGLSSSSTPSSTTFTRSIPSYPSSKSEADYGRGSSYFGAHVFSFAELEEATNNFDPSKELGDGGFGVVYYGKLHDGRVVAVKRLYENNFKRVEQFMNEVEILTQLRHKNLVTLYGCTSKRSRDLLLVYEYIPNGTVADHLHGKRAKSGLLSWPVRMNIAIETAEALAYLHSSIIIHRDVKTNNILLDNDFHVKVADFGLSRLFPTNVTHVSTAPQGTPGYVDPEYYQCYQLTEKSDVYSFGVVLVELISSLEAVDTNRHRHDINLSNMAVNKIQGHSIHELVDPTLGFSTNSSVRRMTTLVAELAFRCLQQERDLRPSMQEVLETLRGIQNGESKAHNAEVLDIVVDDVGLLKDSLSSPESVAADK; via the exons ATGAATTCTCAAAGCTTTTACTTCTTCTCTCTGTTCACTCTGTTTTCATCACTTGTACTATTTCATGTACCTCGAGGTTCGAGTAACCCTGATGAATTTTACCAGACTTGTGGGAAAACATATACATGTGGTAATATTAAGGGATTAAGTTATCCTTTTATGAGTGTCAATGATCCTTCCTTCTGTGGCTATCCTGGTTTTGAGCTCAATTGCAATCAGGATGGTAGTACTACAATGGAAATGGAAAACATCAAGTATCGAGTTTTAAACGTACTTCCAACAACCCAAACGATAAGAATTCTGAGGGAGGATATCATGAAATCAACTTGTCCTGTTGATTTGGTTAACACCACTCTGGATTACTCCATCTTCGATTATGCCTCTGGCTATACAAACTTGACCTTTCTATACGATTGCCCTGTTGCATCCGACTTTGCAGAAATGGATGGTACTTTCACTTGTAGAAATAGCAAATATCACAATGTTTTCGTACTACCTGGTGCTGTAGGCCCGGGGAAGTGCGATGCTAGTGTCACAGTTCCAGTGCCTCAAATGAGTGCTGGTAATGTAGGGTCATTGAATACATCAGGTCTGGCACAAGTACTACAAGAGGGGTTTGATATAAGATGGAAACTTGAAAGTAAAACCTGCAGTAAATGTATCCAAGACAAGGGAAGATGTGGATATGATGAATATTCGAAGCAAACAACTTGCTTTTGTCCTGGTCCTCCTTATGCATCTTCTTCTTGTCCAGTTGCTACTTTTGGGCTCCCTACTTATGGATACGCACCACCATTACCAATATCTATACCATCTCCATCCCCAG ATAATGGAAAGAAAAATCAGACGCCACTTGCAGTAG GCCTTGGCGTAGGAGGTGCTGTACTTGCCGGCATTGGTGTTGGGTGGCTAGTCTTCTTCTGCAGACAAAAGAGAAAGCGGATTGCATCACAGGCTTCACCTGTCCAAACCGAAAGCAAGGATCTTCCAATTTTGAGTTCAAGCAACGGCCTGAGTTCCTCTTCTACTCCTTCTTCTACCACTTTCACCAGAAGCATTCCCTCTTATCCATCTTCCAAATCTGAAGCTGATTACGGGAGGGGAAGCTCCTACTTTGGGGCTCATGTCTTCAGTTTTGCTGAACTTGAAGAAGCGACGAATAATTTTGATCCATCTAAAGAACTTGGAGATGGTGGTTTTGGTGTCGTGTACTATG GCAAGCTCCATGATGGTCGCGTGGTTGCAGTCAAGCGCTTGTATGAGAACAATTTCAAGCGTGTGGAGCAGTTCATGAATGAAGTAGAGATTTTAACTCAGCTACGCCACAAGAACCTAGTGACGTTGTATGGGTGTACATCTAAACGAAGCCGAGATTTACTCCTAGTTTATGAGTATATACCAAATGGGACAGTGGCAGATCATCTACATGGTAAACGGGCCAAATCTGGCTTACTCTCTTGGCCTGTCCGAATGAACATAGCCATTGAGACTGCTGAAGCCCTGGCTTATCTCCACTCCTCAATTATAATACACCGTGACGTCAAAACCAACAACATTCTGTTAGACAATGATTTCCATGTGAAAGTTGCTGATTTTGGGCTATCAAGACTGTTCCCAACTAATGTCACACATGTCTCTACTGCTCCACAGGGTACACCAGGCTACGTTGATCCTGAATACTACCAATGTTACCAGCTCACTGAAAAGAGTGATGTCTATAGTTTTGGGGTGGTCTTGGTAGAGCTGATCTCATCATTAGAAGCTGTGGATACCAACAGGCACCGCCATGATATTAATTTGTCTAATATGGCTGTCAACAAGATCCAAGGTCATTCAATTCATGAATTAGTTGATCCAACTCTTGGATTCTCAACAAACAGCTCCGTGAGGAGGATGACTACATTAGTCGCTGAGTTAGCTTTCCGATGTCTGCAACAAGAGAGAGATCTGAGACCTTCAATGCAAGAAGTGCTGGAGACATTGAGAGGCATCCAGAATGGAGAGTCGAAAGCACACAATGCTGAGGTACTGGATATTGTGGTAGATGATGTTGGGCTCCTAAAGGACTCCCTTTCTTCTCCGGAATCAGTTGCCGCTGACAAATGA
- the LOC107010641 gene encoding LEAF RUST 10 DISEASE-RESISTANCE LOCUS RECEPTOR-LIKE PROTEIN KINASE-like 1.4 isoform X3, which produces MHPYFLLFTTTIFILIYIPGSFCQDDEQYRSCGEPFRCGSMDIVYPFWGGSKPEYCGHPSFEIKCESNIPKITIESAGYEVIDINTPNRIVTLARDDLLSNICLDNAENASFDLNTFSYLSSDLNITLYFGCTLRPGSQLPASSPNRFNCNSNIFGIYTLINVPFDLSLVTCQEEIIVRVNQTNAVALASPTASVEVLKRAIAGGFSVNWTATIDSKCNQCDMSGGRCGSNPDSGDFACHCENGTHPNGCNNGQNQAGDNGKKNQTPLAVGLGVGGAVLAGIGVGWLVFFCRQKRKRIASQASPVQTESKDLPILSSSNGLSSSSTPSSTTFTRSIPSYPSSKSEADYGRGSSYFGAHVFSFAELEEATNNFDPSKELGDGGFGVVYYGKLHDGRVVAVKRLYENNFKRVEQFMNEVEILTQLRHKNLVTLYGCTSKRSRDLLLVYEYIPNGTVADHLHGKRAKSGLLSWPVRMNIAIETAEALAYLHSSIIIHRDVKTNNILLDNDFHVKVADFGLSRLFPTNVTHVSTAPQGTPGYVDPEYYQCYQLTEKSDVYSFGVVLVELISSLEAVDTNRHRHDINLSNMAVNKIQGHSIHELVDPTLGFSTNSSVRRMTTLVAELAFRCLQQERDLRPSMQEVLETLRGIQNGESKAHNAEVLDIVVDDVGLLKDSLSSPESVAADK; this is translated from the exons ATGCATCCTTATTTTTTGCTCTTCACTACCACAATATTTATCTTGATCTATATACCGGGGTCTTTCTGTCAAGATGACGAACAATACAGGAGTTGTGGTGAGCCGTTTCGCTGCGGCAGCATGGATATAGTTTACCCTTTTTGGGGAGGGAGTAAACCAGAGTATTGTGGGCATCCAAGTTTTGAGATCAAGTGCGAAAGTAACATCCCCAAAATTACTATTGAATCAGCAGGATACGAAGTGATAGATATCAACACCCCTAATCGAATTGTAACCCTGGCTCGGGATGATTTACTGAGTAATATTTGTTTGGATAATGCTGAGAATGCCTCCTTTGATTTAAACACTTTCAGCTATCTTTCGAGTGACCTGAATATTACTCTGTATTTCGGCTGCACCCTCCGCCCTGGTTCGCAATTACCAGCTTCGTCTCCAAATAGATTCAATTGCAATAGCAATATATTTGGTATATATACGCTGATCAACGTTCCCTTCGACCTTAGTCTGGTAACATGCCAGGAAGAAATAATAGTTAGGGTCAATCAAACGAATGCTGTGGCATTAGCCAGTCCTACAGCTTCGGTGGAAGTTCTGAAAAGAGCCATTGCTGGCGGGTTTTCAGTAAACTGGACGGCAACTATTGATTCAAAGTGCAACCAATGCGATATGTCAGGTGGAAGATGTGGATCCAATCCAGATTCTGGAGACTTTGCTTGCCATTGTGAAAATGGTACTCATCCAAACGGCTGCAACAACGGACAAAACCAAGCCGGCG ATAATGGAAAGAAAAATCAGACGCCACTTGCAGTAG GCCTTGGCGTAGGAGGTGCTGTACTTGCCGGCATTGGTGTTGGGTGGCTAGTCTTCTTCTGCAGACAAAAGAGAAAGCGGATTGCATCACAGGCTTCACCTGTCCAAACCGAAAGCAAGGATCTTCCAATTTTGAGTTCAAGCAACGGCCTGAGTTCCTCTTCTACTCCTTCTTCTACCACTTTCACCAGAAGCATTCCCTCTTATCCATCTTCCAAATCTGAAGCTGATTACGGGAGGGGAAGCTCCTACTTTGGGGCTCATGTCTTCAGTTTTGCTGAACTTGAAGAAGCGACGAATAATTTTGATCCATCTAAAGAACTTGGAGATGGTGGTTTTGGTGTCGTGTACTATG GCAAGCTCCATGATGGTCGCGTGGTTGCAGTCAAGCGCTTGTATGAGAACAATTTCAAGCGTGTGGAGCAGTTCATGAATGAAGTAGAGATTTTAACTCAGCTACGCCACAAGAACCTAGTGACGTTGTATGGGTGTACATCTAAACGAAGCCGAGATTTACTCCTAGTTTATGAGTATATACCAAATGGGACAGTGGCAGATCATCTACATGGTAAACGGGCCAAATCTGGCTTACTCTCTTGGCCTGTCCGAATGAACATAGCCATTGAGACTGCTGAAGCCCTGGCTTATCTCCACTCCTCAATTATAATACACCGTGACGTCAAAACCAACAACATTCTGTTAGACAATGATTTCCATGTGAAAGTTGCTGATTTTGGGCTATCAAGACTGTTCCCAACTAATGTCACACATGTCTCTACTGCTCCACAGGGTACACCAGGCTACGTTGATCCTGAATACTACCAATGTTACCAGCTCACTGAAAAGAGTGATGTCTATAGTTTTGGGGTGGTCTTGGTAGAGCTGATCTCATCATTAGAAGCTGTGGATACCAACAGGCACCGCCATGATATTAATTTGTCTAATATGGCTGTCAACAAGATCCAAGGTCATTCAATTCATGAATTAGTTGATCCAACTCTTGGATTCTCAACAAACAGCTCCGTGAGGAGGATGACTACATTAGTCGCTGAGTTAGCTTTCCGATGTCTGCAACAAGAGAGAGATCTGAGACCTTCAATGCAAGAAGTGCTGGAGACATTGAGAGGCATCCAGAATGGAGAGTCGAAAGCACACAATGCTGAGGTACTGGATATTGTGGTAGATGATGTTGGGCTCCTAAAGGACTCCCTTTCTTCTCCGGAATCAGTTGCCGCTGACAAATGA
- the LOC107010641 gene encoding LEAF RUST 10 DISEASE-RESISTANCE LOCUS RECEPTOR-LIKE PROTEIN KINASE-like 1.4 isoform X1, with the protein MTDMNLQTTNNSRYESLFVFQMTLSYPSTTTNGRGGATITITLLFATFILTTTFCFSDDNVLFPNCHLTYSCGSIRNITYPFTGGDRPDYCGLPDFKLRCVDDKHTEFTHQSLTYRVLSINQSSTTMTVSRIDLWKNSCPSQFINTTFNSTVFNVDRNEDDELSLSYGCDVSALVITPQNLFNCSVDGLNSTGAFYLLGPIPSDPFLNVITCTTMVTVPMSRTVGKMLHSNEIALGEALMQGFSVKYDTPYDRRCSECKSLGGNCGFNVGLSQLICICAEMPCPFLREDSHESSSQDNGKKNQTPLAVGLGVGGAVLAGIGVGWLVFFCRQKRKRIASQASPVQTESKDLPILSSSNGLSSSSTPSSTTFTRSIPSYPSSKSEADYGRGSSYFGAHVFSFAELEEATNNFDPSKELGDGGFGVVYYGKLHDGRVVAVKRLYENNFKRVEQFMNEVEILTQLRHKNLVTLYGCTSKRSRDLLLVYEYIPNGTVADHLHGKRAKSGLLSWPVRMNIAIETAEALAYLHSSIIIHRDVKTNNILLDNDFHVKVADFGLSRLFPTNVTHVSTAPQGTPGYVDPEYYQCYQLTEKSDVYSFGVVLVELISSLEAVDTNRHRHDINLSNMAVNKIQGHSIHELVDPTLGFSTNSSVRRMTTLVAELAFRCLQQERDLRPSMQEVLETLRGIQNGESKAHNAEVLDIVVDDVGLLKDSLSSPESVAADK; encoded by the exons ATGACAGATATGAATCTGCAGACTACAAATAATTCCAGATATGAGTCTCTTTTCGTATTCCAAATGACTCTCTCCTACCCTTCCACCACCACCAATGGCCGCGGCGGCGCCACCATCACAATTACTCTCTTGTTCGCCACCTTTATTCTCACAACAACCTTCTGCTTCTCTGATGACAACGTCTTATTCCCCAATTGTCATCTCACTTACTCTTGTGGTTCTATCCGTAACATCACCTACCCATTTACCGGCGGAGATCGCCCTGACTACTGTGGCCTCCCGGATTTCAAACTCCGATGTGTTGACGATAAACACACCGAGTTCACTCACCAATCACTTACCTACCGTGTTCTTTCTATTAATCAGTCATCAACGACCATGACTGTATCGAGAATCGACCTCTGGAAAAATTCCTGTCCTTCGCAATTCATCAACACCACTTTTAATTCTACCGTTTTCAATGTCGACCGTAACGAAGACGATGAACTTTCGTTGAGCTACGGCTGCGATGTATCTGCATTGGTTATCACGCCTCAGAATTTGTTCAACTGTAGTGTAGATGGTTTGAATTCCACCGGCGCATTTTACTTACTAGGTCCAATTCCAAGTGACCCTTTTCTGAATGTCATAACTTGTACAACTATGGTCACTGTTCCGATGTCTAGAACAGTGGGTAAAATGCTACATAGCAATGAGATTGCTCTTGGGGAGGCATTGATGCAGGGGTTCAGTGTGAAATATGATACCCCTTATGATAGGCGCTGTTCTGAGTGCAAGAGTCTGGGTGGGAATTGCGGATTTAATGTGGGGTTGTCTCAGTTAATTTGTATTTGTGCTGAAATGCCTTGTCCATTTCTTCGAGAAGATTCTCATGAAAGTTCCTCACAAG ATAATGGAAAGAAAAATCAGACGCCACTTGCAGTAG GCCTTGGCGTAGGAGGTGCTGTACTTGCCGGCATTGGTGTTGGGTGGCTAGTCTTCTTCTGCAGACAAAAGAGAAAGCGGATTGCATCACAGGCTTCACCTGTCCAAACCGAAAGCAAGGATCTTCCAATTTTGAGTTCAAGCAACGGCCTGAGTTCCTCTTCTACTCCTTCTTCTACCACTTTCACCAGAAGCATTCCCTCTTATCCATCTTCCAAATCTGAAGCTGATTACGGGAGGGGAAGCTCCTACTTTGGGGCTCATGTCTTCAGTTTTGCTGAACTTGAAGAAGCGACGAATAATTTTGATCCATCTAAAGAACTTGGAGATGGTGGTTTTGGTGTCGTGTACTATG GCAAGCTCCATGATGGTCGCGTGGTTGCAGTCAAGCGCTTGTATGAGAACAATTTCAAGCGTGTGGAGCAGTTCATGAATGAAGTAGAGATTTTAACTCAGCTACGCCACAAGAACCTAGTGACGTTGTATGGGTGTACATCTAAACGAAGCCGAGATTTACTCCTAGTTTATGAGTATATACCAAATGGGACAGTGGCAGATCATCTACATGGTAAACGGGCCAAATCTGGCTTACTCTCTTGGCCTGTCCGAATGAACATAGCCATTGAGACTGCTGAAGCCCTGGCTTATCTCCACTCCTCAATTATAATACACCGTGACGTCAAAACCAACAACATTCTGTTAGACAATGATTTCCATGTGAAAGTTGCTGATTTTGGGCTATCAAGACTGTTCCCAACTAATGTCACACATGTCTCTACTGCTCCACAGGGTACACCAGGCTACGTTGATCCTGAATACTACCAATGTTACCAGCTCACTGAAAAGAGTGATGTCTATAGTTTTGGGGTGGTCTTGGTAGAGCTGATCTCATCATTAGAAGCTGTGGATACCAACAGGCACCGCCATGATATTAATTTGTCTAATATGGCTGTCAACAAGATCCAAGGTCATTCAATTCATGAATTAGTTGATCCAACTCTTGGATTCTCAACAAACAGCTCCGTGAGGAGGATGACTACATTAGTCGCTGAGTTAGCTTTCCGATGTCTGCAACAAGAGAGAGATCTGAGACCTTCAATGCAAGAAGTGCTGGAGACATTGAGAGGCATCCAGAATGGAGAGTCGAAAGCACACAATGCTGAGGTACTGGATATTGTGGTAGATGATGTTGGGCTCCTAAAGGACTCCCTTTCTTCTCCGGAATCAGTTGCCGCTGACAAATGA